One segment of Streptomyces sp. NBC_00576 DNA contains the following:
- a CDS encoding carbohydrate ABC transporter permease, translating into MTATAVDTLKRRDRTWVKTTVGVLLTAVMLFPVYWMVNVSFTRDQDMRKSPPDLFPVHGTLEGYRAVFDQQLPYLGTSLVIGLGTVVLTVALAAPAGYALAKLRPRGGGVLSFLLLVAQMVPGIIMAMGFYAIYLSLGLLQSVPGLIIADSTLAVPFAVLIFTAFMSGIPGELIQAAQMDGARALRTFWSIVLPMSRNSIVTVSLFAFLWSWSDFIFASTLANGGAHEPITLGIYHYIGNNNQQWNAIMATAVVASLPATVILVLAQRYVAAGVTAGAVKD; encoded by the coding sequence ATGACCGCAACCGCCGTTGACACCCTGAAGCGCCGCGACCGCACGTGGGTCAAGACGACCGTCGGCGTCCTCCTCACCGCGGTCATGCTCTTCCCGGTGTACTGGATGGTGAATGTGTCCTTCACCCGTGACCAGGACATGCGCAAGTCCCCGCCCGATCTGTTCCCGGTCCACGGCACGCTGGAGGGCTACCGCGCCGTGTTCGACCAGCAGTTGCCCTACCTCGGCACGAGCCTGGTCATCGGCCTGGGCACCGTCGTACTGACCGTGGCACTGGCCGCGCCCGCCGGCTACGCGCTGGCGAAACTCCGCCCGCGCGGCGGGGGTGTGCTCAGCTTCCTTCTCCTGGTCGCCCAGATGGTCCCCGGCATCATCATGGCGATGGGCTTCTACGCCATCTACCTCAGCCTGGGCCTGCTCCAGTCCGTCCCCGGCCTGATCATCGCCGACTCCACCCTGGCCGTCCCCTTCGCCGTACTGATCTTCACCGCGTTCATGTCCGGCATCCCCGGCGAGCTGATCCAGGCCGCGCAGATGGACGGAGCAAGGGCCCTGCGCACGTTCTGGTCGATCGTGCTGCCGATGAGCCGCAACTCGATCGTCACCGTGTCACTGTTCGCGTTCCTGTGGTCCTGGTCCGACTTCATCTTCGCCAGCACCCTCGCCAACGGCGGCGCCCACGAACCGATCACCCTCGGCATCTACCACTACATCGGCAACAACAACCAGCAGTGGAACGCCATCATGGCCACCGCCGTCGTCGCCTCACTGCCCGCCACGGTCATCCTCGTCCTCGCCCAGCGCTACGTCGCCGCCGGCGTGACCGCCGGCGCCGTCAAGGACTGA
- a CDS encoding LacI family DNA-binding transcriptional regulator → MNIGEIAKRAGVSRSTVSYALSGKRPVSEDTRQRIQRVIDELGYQPNASARALANGRTNTIGLVFPPAGNHYTGMQLDFIGSVTEAAAAHDYDVLLSPSGVDSDRSFQRLLGERRVDGTILMEIRLEDDRLDHLTAVDFPSVAIGRTAHPEGSWWVGLDHTALAAACVHHLADLGHRRVAFVNRPEQLLRAGYESARRGLDGFTKAAAERGLTVRTYCCGDDAASGLACLERILHDDPATTALVTLNEAALGGLYRGLAEAGLHVPRDFSVTGVVASRWAETVTPQLTAADVPAEQMGRLAVDLLVERLDHPGTPARSHLLAPPISLRASTGPVGARSADPAPDFGVQTHP, encoded by the coding sequence GTGAACATCGGTGAGATCGCCAAGCGGGCCGGTGTCTCGCGGAGCACCGTGTCCTACGCCCTGAGCGGGAAGCGCCCGGTGTCCGAGGACACCCGCCAGAGGATCCAGCGGGTCATCGACGAGCTGGGTTACCAGCCCAACGCGAGTGCGCGGGCCCTGGCCAACGGCCGGACCAACACCATCGGTCTGGTCTTCCCGCCCGCCGGGAACCACTACACCGGCATGCAGCTGGACTTCATCGGCAGCGTCACCGAGGCCGCCGCGGCCCACGACTACGACGTGCTGCTTTCTCCGAGCGGTGTGGACAGCGACCGCTCGTTCCAGCGGCTGCTGGGGGAGCGGCGGGTCGACGGCACGATCCTGATGGAGATCAGGCTGGAGGACGACCGGCTCGACCATCTCACCGCGGTGGATTTCCCCTCCGTCGCCATCGGCCGCACCGCCCACCCGGAGGGCAGCTGGTGGGTGGGCCTGGACCACACGGCACTCGCGGCGGCCTGTGTGCACCACCTCGCCGATCTCGGTCACCGCCGGGTGGCCTTCGTCAACCGGCCCGAGCAACTGCTGCGGGCCGGGTACGAGTCGGCCCGGCGCGGGCTGGACGGGTTCACCAAGGCCGCAGCGGAACGCGGGCTCACCGTCCGGACGTACTGCTGCGGTGACGACGCCGCCTCGGGCCTGGCCTGTCTGGAGCGGATCCTGCACGACGACCCGGCCACCACGGCTCTGGTCACTTTGAACGAGGCCGCGCTCGGCGGGCTGTACCGGGGGCTGGCCGAGGCCGGTCTCCATGTGCCACGCGACTTCTCCGTCACCGGAGTGGTGGCCAGCAGGTGGGCGGAGACGGTGACCCCGCAGCTCACCGCTGCGGACGTGCCGGCGGAACAGATGGGCCGCCTTGCCGTCGACCTGCTCGTCGAGCGGCTCGACCACCCCGGCACACCGGCCCGGTCCCACCTGCTCGCGCCGCCGATTTCGTTGCGAGCCAGCACTGGGCCCGTCGGCGCCAGGTCGGCCGACCCGGCTCCGGACTTCGGCGTCCAGACGCACCCCTGA
- a CDS encoding carbohydrate ABC transporter permease, producing MNRTTPPPDALPARGRNGAATAAPPPARAATRRRPASQQWAAWAFLAPVTLYLVLFYAYPLYRNIDLSLRNYTVRSFVQGDAPFTGLANYRAVFDDPTFAPALLHTVVFTAVCLVFQYAIGLALAVFFNQHFRLSATLRALFLVPWLLPLIVSASTWSWMLNSDSGVVNATLHAVGIGPVNWLTSPSWSLASVIIANVWIGVPFNLVVLYSGLQSIPTSLYEAAALDGAGPWRRFWSITFPLLRPVSAITLLLGLVYTLKVFDIIWIMTKGGPADSSTTFATWSYQLGFGNLLPAFGPGAAVGNLLVVAALVFGLIYLKVQRKQALS from the coding sequence ATGAACCGCACGACACCACCGCCGGATGCGCTGCCGGCACGCGGCCGGAACGGGGCGGCGACTGCCGCCCCGCCCCCGGCCCGCGCCGCCACGCGTCGGCGTCCCGCCTCCCAGCAGTGGGCCGCCTGGGCCTTCCTCGCCCCGGTCACCCTGTACCTCGTCCTCTTCTACGCCTATCCGCTCTACCGCAACATCGATCTGAGCCTGCGCAACTACACGGTCCGCTCGTTCGTGCAGGGGGACGCGCCCTTCACGGGCCTGGCGAACTACAGGGCCGTCTTCGATGATCCGACGTTCGCTCCGGCGCTGCTGCACACCGTGGTGTTCACCGCCGTGTGCCTGGTCTTCCAGTACGCGATCGGGCTGGCTCTCGCCGTCTTCTTCAACCAGCACTTCCGGCTCTCGGCCACCCTGCGCGCCCTGTTCCTGGTGCCCTGGCTGCTGCCATTGATCGTGTCGGCCTCCACCTGGTCGTGGATGCTCAACAGCGACTCCGGCGTCGTCAACGCCACCCTGCACGCCGTCGGTATCGGTCCGGTGAACTGGCTGACCTCGCCGTCCTGGTCGCTGGCCTCGGTGATCATCGCGAACGTCTGGATCGGCGTCCCCTTCAACCTGGTCGTGCTCTACAGCGGCCTGCAGTCCATCCCCACCAGCCTGTACGAGGCCGCCGCCCTCGACGGCGCGGGCCCCTGGCGGCGGTTCTGGAGCATCACCTTCCCGCTGCTGCGCCCGGTGTCCGCGATCACCCTGCTCCTCGGCCTCGTCTACACGCTCAAGGTCTTCGACATCATCTGGATCATGACCAAGGGCGGCCCGGCCGACTCCTCCACCACCTTCGCCACCTGGTCCTACCAGCTCGGCTTCGGCAACCTGCTGCCCGCCTTCGGCCCAGGAGCGGCCGTCGGCAACCTGCTCGTCGTCGCCGCCCTGGTCTTCGGCCTGATCTACCTGAAGGTCCAGCGAAAGCAGGCCCTGTCATGA
- a CDS encoding sugar ABC transporter substrate-binding protein encodes MNRSARRRLTAAVLTVVAVTASATACGSGKSDTSAKAADGGGTYTIWDPYPQFDKSSAWAKLLDACGTEAGVKIKRTAFDTSDLTNKALLAAQQDNSADVLIVDNPVVSTLAEAGVLTTTDDNKIDTSAVDANLLGAGQSGGKTYGTPVGANTLALYYNKAVLKEAGVDIASVKDWASLTAALAKVEKAGKKGITFSAIGTEEGSFQFLPWFWGSGAQLTDVASSEATSALSLWKDWLDKGYAPNSVINNTQTTSWQEFASGDYAFAENGTWQLANAQKAGFEYGVIPVPASTGGNAAAPTGGEFVTVPVQGETGRYATSQKLVTCLTSTDNLLATDTTLSYVAPTTEVQDKQVAANAELKPWVDAVKAAKGRTSDDLGTKYPKISEQLWKAVQSALSGSASPKDALTAAQSAAK; translated from the coding sequence ATGAACCGATCTGCCAGACGGCGTCTCACCGCCGCAGTCCTGACCGTCGTCGCCGTCACCGCCAGCGCCACCGCCTGCGGCTCCGGCAAGAGCGACACCTCCGCGAAGGCCGCGGACGGCGGCGGTACGTACACGATCTGGGACCCGTACCCGCAGTTCGACAAGAGCTCGGCGTGGGCGAAGCTGCTGGACGCCTGTGGCACCGAGGCAGGCGTGAAGATCAAGCGGACCGCGTTCGACACCAGCGACCTGACGAACAAGGCACTGCTGGCGGCGCAGCAGGACAACTCGGCGGACGTCCTCATCGTCGACAACCCGGTCGTCTCCACCCTGGCCGAGGCAGGGGTGCTGACCACGACCGACGACAACAAGATCGACACCTCGGCCGTCGACGCCAACCTGCTCGGGGCCGGTCAGTCGGGTGGGAAGACGTACGGCACGCCGGTCGGCGCCAACACCCTCGCCCTCTACTACAACAAGGCGGTGCTGAAGGAGGCCGGCGTCGACATCGCCTCGGTCAAGGACTGGGCCTCGCTTACGGCGGCGCTGGCGAAGGTCGAGAAGGCCGGGAAGAAGGGCATCACCTTCTCGGCGATCGGCACGGAGGAGGGCAGCTTCCAGTTCCTGCCCTGGTTCTGGGGCTCGGGCGCGCAGCTCACTGACGTCGCCTCGTCCGAGGCGACGTCCGCGCTGTCGCTGTGGAAGGACTGGCTGGACAAGGGCTACGCCCCCAACTCGGTCATCAACAACACCCAGACGACCAGCTGGCAGGAGTTCGCGAGCGGCGACTACGCGTTCGCCGAGAACGGCACCTGGCAGCTCGCCAACGCGCAGAAGGCCGGCTTCGAGTACGGCGTGATCCCCGTCCCCGCCTCCACCGGGGGCAACGCGGCGGCCCCGACGGGCGGCGAGTTCGTCACCGTCCCGGTCCAGGGCGAGACCGGCCGCTACGCCACCTCCCAGAAGCTCGTGACCTGCCTGACCAGCACCGACAACCTCCTCGCCACCGACACGACCCTGTCGTACGTGGCCCCGACCACCGAGGTGCAGGACAAGCAGGTCGCCGCGAACGCCGAGCTCAAGCCGTGGGTCGACGCGGTCAAGGCGGCCAAGGGACGCACCAGCGACGACCTGGGCACCAAGTACCCCAAGATCTCCGAGCAGTTGTGGAAGGCGGTCCAGTCCGCGCTGAGCGGGTCGGCGTCACCGAAGGACGCGCTCACGGCCGCCCAGTCCGCCGCCAAGTAA
- a CDS encoding amylo-alpha-1,6-glucosidase has protein sequence MTAVPSGPAFSVHDIPFSAHGSWFGISPVLAEKTRAEDLHLVSHQNGMHAVLSLIPLDAATGERAETRVEATPGLLSWTGADGRIDLAYESPDTVRVHGTGLGFGISAAARALTPFSGTYFYRDPVDGAHVFTSYETGRRYRVTVLSGTLADVTGSQSLGAGERGLTVTGGADGSWEVAVEELDSARAPFRSSASFGEVVEASRQSFAEFLDAVAPWRSAATPAAQLAAYVVWSATVRPAGLVTRPAVLMSKHWMDKVWSWDHCFNALALAPGCPGLAWDQFSLPFDHQDETGALPDSVTHSEVLYNFVKPPIHGWAFGHLRQRLPESLTPAQLTEAYDRLTRWTDFWLTARRAPGAALPHYQHGNDSGWDNATTFDPARVAVTADLSAFLILQLRELADLAAELDRPDDARTWTRSADATQAAMLDQLWTGERFVARGVDSDDTWSSSSLLDLMPIVLGEYLPESVSSVLADRIEAHLTSHGLATELPTSPHYRSDGYWRGPIWAPATVLIEDGLRRAGHERLADEISTRFRTLCETSGFAENFDALTGQGLRDRAYTWTASSYLLLARDAQQRRADAGSNATATTVA, from the coding sequence ATGACCGCCGTTCCGTCCGGCCCGGCCTTCTCCGTCCACGACATCCCGTTCAGCGCGCACGGCTCCTGGTTCGGCATCTCTCCCGTACTGGCGGAGAAGACGCGCGCCGAGGACCTTCACCTCGTCTCGCACCAGAACGGCATGCACGCCGTCCTGAGCCTGATCCCCCTCGACGCGGCGACGGGCGAGCGGGCGGAGACCCGCGTCGAGGCGACCCCGGGCCTGCTCAGCTGGACGGGTGCGGACGGGCGTATCGATCTCGCCTACGAGTCGCCGGACACCGTACGCGTGCACGGCACCGGTCTCGGGTTCGGCATCAGCGCGGCGGCTCGCGCCCTGACCCCGTTCAGCGGGACGTACTTCTACCGCGACCCGGTGGACGGCGCGCACGTGTTCACCTCCTACGAGACCGGGCGCCGCTACCGCGTCACCGTGCTGTCCGGCACGCTCGCCGACGTGACCGGCTCCCAGTCCCTGGGCGCCGGGGAGCGCGGTCTCACGGTCACCGGCGGGGCCGACGGCTCGTGGGAGGTCGCGGTCGAGGAACTCGACAGTGCGCGAGCGCCCTTCCGCTCGTCGGCGTCGTTCGGAGAGGTCGTGGAGGCCTCGCGGCAGTCGTTCGCCGAGTTCCTCGACGCGGTCGCCCCATGGCGCTCGGCCGCCACCCCGGCCGCCCAACTCGCCGCCTACGTGGTGTGGTCGGCGACCGTCCGCCCGGCGGGCCTGGTCACCCGGCCCGCCGTACTGATGTCCAAGCACTGGATGGACAAGGTGTGGAGCTGGGACCACTGCTTCAATGCCCTTGCCCTGGCCCCCGGTTGCCCCGGTCTCGCCTGGGACCAGTTCTCACTGCCCTTCGACCACCAGGACGAGACGGGAGCCCTGCCCGACTCGGTCACCCACTCCGAGGTCCTGTACAACTTCGTCAAACCGCCCATCCACGGCTGGGCCTTCGGTCACCTGCGCCAACGGCTCCCCGAGTCGCTCACCCCGGCGCAACTGACCGAGGCGTACGACAGACTGACCCGCTGGACGGACTTCTGGCTCACCGCGCGGCGTGCACCCGGAGCCGCCCTGCCCCACTACCAACACGGCAACGACAGCGGCTGGGACAACGCCACCACTTTCGACCCCGCCCGCGTGGCCGTCACCGCCGACCTGTCCGCCTTCCTCATCCTCCAACTGCGAGAGCTGGCCGACCTGGCCGCCGAACTGGACCGGCCCGACGACGCCCGCACCTGGACGCGCTCGGCTGACGCGACCCAGGCCGCGATGCTCGACCAGCTCTGGACCGGCGAACGGTTCGTCGCCCGCGGTGTGGACAGCGACGACACCTGGAGCAGCTCCAGCCTGCTCGACCTGATGCCCATCGTGCTGGGCGAGTACCTGCCCGAAAGCGTCAGCAGCGTCCTGGCCGACCGCATCGAGGCCCACCTCACCTCGCACGGTCTGGCCACCGAGCTGCCCACCTCGCCGCACTACCGCTCCGACGGCTACTGGCGCGGCCCGATCTGGGCCCCCGCCACCGTCCTCATCGAGGACGGCCTGCGCCGCGCCGGCCACGAACGCCTCGCGGACGAGATCAGCACCCGCTTCCGAACCCTGTGCGAAACCTCCGGCTTCGCCGAGAACTTCGACGCCCTGACTGGCCAGGGACTGCGCGACCGCGCCTACACCTGGACCGCCAGCAGCTACCTCCTCCTCGCCCGCGACGCCCAACAGCGCCGCGCGGATGCCGGGAGCAACGCCACTGCCACCACCGTCGCCTGA
- a CDS encoding RICIN domain-containing protein, with product MPRIGQRRSTTRRLLHGITRTLIPLTVIAAATTATATPASAATPTLTVDLGTTTGALHFGASGALYGLYGPDVPTNNLIEGMGLQTTNTKAQDGQQHPGSDALEIAKPFADSGGKDIMIYMTDVYRTFNYERTNYAAYQAAMKTQIQQILASPYKDRIVLVPYNEPDGMWFQGMRTQAGPLAAFNAEWLQTYNFIKGLWPTARIAGPNVSSYTESALKGFLTYCKANNCLPDIATWHTLGSPADVRSTVDNYRAAETSVGIGSHLPINLNEYAFRYHLTDPGQMVQWISAIEDEKIDGNLPYWNINGNLGDSAAAQNTPNAQWWLYNWYTSMSGNTVKVTGAENDAAYTLQGLASLDTAKKQARVILAGGGTSGASDTVIKNIDPAVFGSTVHVSVFQDRYSGYIGAAATPTRLSDADVAVGSDGSITLPITLDAMSAYEVIVSPGGTGSTTASDSTWSASYEAENATLSGSGYNINTEGTPSRLDKFATSGTKDVGGLRTGSTTVISFPVSVPTTGDYNLSVFGNSYAKDADVKGPTNVYARVDGGASTRIDIPVGFQWVVWGHSDTTVHLTAGSHTITLATTGDNNAKTVGDAIIDKIDLQYQDAAVQGTTLYEAEQANLSDSATATYTSQGQSGAGAVNLTSGKSATFWVYSERDGYADLTARYRNTGQAALTVNGKAADDQTLSGATTGAWSTSANRVYLSAGINKVKVTGTSGTLALDDLAVTPFSADDAVTTGNVVTYQAENGTLTGTAAADTTYSQANGGVVTGIGNGTANSLTLNVNAPEAGTYAMTMRYANGEELPSNHYNPDLYALHADVSVNGGAAKRVNFASTLHWNQFNDYTVPVTLTKGANAVKFTASQLYDYDGTTIGLVYSGGGSDIGQPMRSSSAPHLDQVSFAPAALHIGASTGFSSTAVAQHSSLCLEDPAQSTTDGTQYRQNTCGTGQEQVFDFHPVSGATDTYTVVNHSSGKCLDISALSTANGAAVQQWTCLGAANQRFTLRPVTALGNSQDYQLVALNSGKCVDVSTISTAPGALVHQWTCDTGSTLTTKKNQIWRLLGKS from the coding sequence ATGCCACGAATCGGGCAAAGGCGCTCGACTACGAGACGCCTCCTCCACGGCATCACTCGAACACTGATTCCACTGACCGTCATAGCCGCCGCCACCACCGCGACGGCGACGCCGGCCTCCGCCGCCACCCCCACCCTCACCGTCGACCTGGGCACCACCACCGGAGCCCTCCACTTCGGTGCCTCCGGAGCGCTCTACGGCCTGTACGGCCCCGACGTGCCGACCAACAACCTCATCGAGGGAATGGGCCTCCAGACCACCAACACCAAGGCCCAGGACGGACAGCAGCACCCCGGCTCGGACGCGCTGGAGATCGCGAAGCCCTTCGCGGACAGCGGCGGCAAAGACATCATGATCTACATGACGGACGTGTACCGCACGTTCAACTACGAACGGACCAACTACGCCGCCTACCAGGCCGCGATGAAGACCCAGATCCAACAGATACTGGCCAGCCCCTACAAGGACCGGATCGTCCTCGTCCCCTACAACGAGCCCGACGGCATGTGGTTCCAGGGCATGCGCACCCAGGCAGGGCCGCTGGCCGCCTTCAACGCCGAGTGGCTGCAGACCTACAACTTCATCAAGGGTCTCTGGCCCACGGCACGAATCGCGGGCCCCAACGTCTCCAGCTACACGGAGTCCGCCCTCAAGGGCTTCCTCACCTACTGCAAGGCCAACAACTGCCTGCCCGACATCGCGACCTGGCACACCCTGGGCAGCCCGGCGGACGTGCGCAGCACCGTCGACAACTACCGTGCGGCCGAAACCTCGGTGGGGATCGGCTCGCACCTGCCGATCAACCTCAACGAGTACGCCTTCCGCTACCACCTGACCGACCCCGGCCAGATGGTCCAGTGGATCTCGGCGATCGAGGACGAGAAGATCGACGGCAACCTGCCGTACTGGAACATCAACGGCAACCTCGGCGACTCCGCCGCCGCCCAGAACACGCCCAACGCCCAGTGGTGGCTGTACAACTGGTACACCTCCATGAGCGGCAACACCGTCAAGGTCACCGGCGCCGAGAACGACGCCGCGTACACCCTCCAGGGCCTGGCGAGCCTGGACACGGCCAAGAAGCAGGCCCGCGTCATCCTCGCCGGGGGCGGCACGAGCGGTGCCTCCGACACGGTCATCAAGAACATCGACCCTGCGGTCTTCGGCAGCACCGTGCACGTCAGCGTCTTCCAGGACCGCTACAGCGGCTATATCGGCGCGGCGGCCACCCCGACCCGGCTCTCCGACGCCGACGTCGCCGTGGGATCCGACGGCTCGATCACCCTGCCCATCACCCTCGACGCGATGTCCGCGTACGAGGTGATCGTCTCCCCGGGCGGCACCGGCAGCACCACTGCCTCCGACAGCACCTGGTCGGCGAGCTACGAGGCCGAGAACGCCACCCTCAGCGGCAGCGGCTACAACATCAACACCGAGGGCACGCCCAGCAGACTCGACAAGTTCGCCACGTCCGGCACCAAGGACGTCGGCGGTCTGCGCACCGGGTCCACGACGGTGATCTCCTTCCCCGTCTCCGTCCCCACCACCGGCGACTACAACCTGTCGGTGTTCGGCAACAGCTACGCCAAGGACGCCGACGTCAAGGGCCCGACGAACGTGTATGCGCGGGTCGACGGCGGCGCCTCGACCAGGATCGACATACCGGTGGGCTTCCAGTGGGTGGTGTGGGGCCACAGTGACACCACCGTGCACCTCACCGCGGGCAGCCACACCATCACCCTGGCCACCACCGGCGACAACAACGCGAAGACCGTCGGCGACGCCATCATCGACAAGATCGACCTCCAGTACCAGGACGCCGCCGTCCAGGGCACCACGCTCTACGAGGCCGAGCAGGCCAACCTCTCCGACAGCGCCACCGCCACCTACACCTCCCAGGGCCAGTCCGGCGCCGGTGCGGTGAACCTCACCTCCGGCAAGTCCGCCACGTTCTGGGTCTACTCCGAGCGGGACGGCTACGCGGACCTGACGGCCCGCTACCGCAACACCGGCCAGGCCGCCCTCACCGTGAACGGCAAGGCCGCCGACGACCAGACCCTCTCCGGCGCGACGACAGGCGCCTGGTCCACCTCCGCCAACCGGGTCTACCTGAGCGCCGGCATCAACAAGGTCAAGGTGACCGGCACCAGCGGCACCCTCGCCCTGGACGACCTGGCCGTCACCCCGTTCAGCGCCGATGACGCCGTCACCACCGGCAACGTCGTCACCTACCAGGCCGAGAACGGCACCCTCACCGGCACCGCTGCAGCCGACACCACCTACAGCCAGGCCAACGGCGGCGTCGTCACCGGCATCGGCAACGGAACCGCCAACTCCCTCACCCTGAACGTCAACGCGCCCGAGGCCGGCACGTACGCCATGACCATGCGCTACGCCAACGGCGAGGAACTGCCCTCCAACCACTACAACCCCGACCTGTACGCCCTGCACGCCGACGTCAGCGTCAACGGCGGTGCCGCCAAGCGCGTCAACTTCGCCAGCACCCTGCACTGGAACCAGTTCAACGACTACACCGTGCCTGTGACCCTGACCAAGGGCGCCAACGCCGTCAAGTTCACGGCCTCACAGCTGTACGACTACGACGGCACGACCATCGGCCTGGTCTACTCCGGCGGCGGCAGCGACATCGGCCAGCCCATGCGCTCCAGCTCCGCACCCCACCTTGACCAGGTCTCCTTCGCACCGGCGGCCCTGCACATCGGTGCCTCGACCGGCTTCTCCTCCACGGCCGTCGCCCAGCACAGCTCGCTCTGCCTCGAAGACCCCGCCCAGTCCACCACCGACGGCACCCAGTACCGGCAGAACACCTGCGGTACCGGCCAGGAACAGGTCTTCGACTTCCACCCCGTCAGCGGTGCCACGGACACCTACACCGTCGTCAACCACTCCAGCGGTAAGTGCCTCGACATCTCCGCTCTCT